A genome region from Thermogemmatispora onikobensis includes the following:
- a CDS encoding glycoside hydrolase family 9 protein yields MNIFHLGVPFRSRLTLSAAVLVMLGVLLLLTTCLIGPFHRPTSVRAAPAFNYGEALQKAIYFYEEQSSGPKPSWNRVPWIGDSATKDGSDVGLDLTGGWYDAGDHVKFGLPMAYTVTVLSWGVIQYRNAFVQDGQLPYILNNIRWATDYFIKAHPSPNVLYGQVGDPSADHAFWGPAEVMQMARPAYKIDPSCPGSDLAGETAAAMAAASIVFQPTDPSYASTLLTHAKQLYTFADTYRGKYDACITAASGYYTSYSGYNDELVWGAIWLYLATNDSSYLTKAENYYNNLSYQSQTNVHSYRWTIGWDDVSYGCYVLLAEITGQQQYKDDAQRFLDWWTVGVNGSRVTYSPGGEAFLDSWGSLRYAANTAFLALVYADYLGSSNPLYARYHDFAVQQINYILGANPRNCSYIVGFGSCYPQTPHHREAHDSWTNDINNPTYERHILYGAMVGGPSSADDQFSDNRQNYQTNEPADDYNAALVGALARLYQEYGGSPVSSFPDKPKDDDEIYVTAAVNASGSNFTEIKAIFINKTGWPARVTSNLSLRYYFTLEPGVTPSMLTLNMNYTECGNQLSGPTQYSGNIYYVTVSCAGVLIYPGGQSNYQKQVQFRITSSGAWDPTNDWSYQGVATPAGATPVKVTNIVVFDGNTQVWGTQPNGAAPTPTPVPTATATAAPTVTPTATATSTPTPTPTPRPTVTPTPTPSPTPSPTPSPSPVAGASCRVQYAITGQWPGGFGAVITITNTGTTTINGWTLKFTFANGQTVTQGWNGSFSQSGSTVTVTNLSYNGTIPPGTTLSNAPGFNGTWTGTNTAPTSFTLNGVTCSTS; encoded by the coding sequence ATGAACATCTTCCACCTGGGGGTACCGTTCAGGAGCAGGCTCACGCTCTCAGCGGCGGTGCTGGTCATGCTGGGGGTCTTGCTTCTGTTGACGACCTGTCTGATCGGCCCTTTCCATCGTCCCACCTCAGTGCGCGCGGCGCCGGCCTTTAACTATGGTGAGGCGTTGCAGAAAGCCATTTACTTTTATGAGGAGCAATCCTCTGGTCCAAAACCGTCCTGGAACCGTGTCCCCTGGATCGGCGATTCGGCTACTAAAGATGGCTCCGATGTCGGCCTCGATCTGACCGGTGGCTGGTATGACGCCGGCGACCACGTCAAGTTCGGCCTGCCGATGGCTTACACAGTGACCGTGCTCTCCTGGGGAGTCATTCAGTACCGCAATGCCTTCGTCCAGGATGGGCAGCTCCCTTACATCCTCAACAATATTCGCTGGGCCACGGACTACTTTATTAAGGCCCATCCTTCGCCTAATGTGCTCTATGGACAGGTAGGCGACCCCAGTGCCGACCATGCTTTCTGGGGACCGGCTGAGGTTATGCAGATGGCCCGCCCCGCCTACAAGATTGATCCGAGCTGTCCTGGTTCTGATCTGGCCGGCGAAACCGCTGCTGCGATGGCTGCCGCCTCGATCGTTTTCCAGCCGACCGATCCCTCCTATGCCAGCACGCTGCTGACTCATGCCAAGCAGCTCTATACCTTTGCCGATACCTACCGCGGCAAGTACGATGCCTGTATTACTGCCGCCAGCGGCTACTATACCTCGTATAGTGGCTATAATGACGAGCTGGTCTGGGGGGCCATCTGGCTCTATCTGGCTACTAACGATAGCAGCTATCTCACCAAGGCCGAGAATTATTACAACAACCTCAGCTATCAGTCGCAGACAAACGTCCACTCCTATCGGTGGACGATCGGCTGGGATGATGTTTCCTATGGCTGCTATGTCCTGCTGGCTGAAATCACGGGCCAGCAGCAGTATAAGGACGATGCTCAGCGCTTTCTGGACTGGTGGACAGTCGGCGTCAACGGCTCGCGGGTGACTTACTCGCCGGGCGGTGAGGCTTTCCTCGATAGCTGGGGCTCGCTACGCTATGCGGCCAATACGGCCTTCCTGGCCCTGGTCTATGCCGACTATCTTGGCTCCAGCAATCCGCTCTATGCTCGCTATCACGATTTCGCTGTCCAGCAGATCAACTACATTCTGGGCGCTAATCCTCGCAATTGTAGCTACATCGTAGGATTCGGCTCCTGCTATCCACAAACGCCTCACCATCGCGAGGCGCACGATTCGTGGACGAACGATATTAACAATCCGACCTACGAGCGTCATATCCTCTACGGGGCGATGGTCGGCGGCCCCAGTTCGGCGGATGATCAGTTCAGCGATAATCGCCAGAACTATCAGACCAATGAGCCTGCCGATGACTACAATGCCGCGCTCGTGGGAGCGCTGGCTCGCCTCTATCAGGAGTACGGGGGCAGCCCGGTCTCTTCCTTCCCTGATAAGCCCAAGGATGATGATGAGATCTATGTGACGGCGGCGGTCAACGCTTCGGGCAGCAACTTTACCGAGATCAAGGCCATTTTCATTAACAAGACCGGCTGGCCGGCGCGTGTGACCAGTAACCTCTCACTGCGCTACTACTTTACGCTGGAGCCGGGCGTGACGCCGAGCATGCTCACGCTGAACATGAACTATACCGAGTGCGGTAACCAGCTCTCGGGTCCGACGCAGTACTCGGGCAACATTTACTATGTGACAGTGAGCTGTGCTGGCGTGTTGATCTATCCCGGCGGGCAGAGTAACTATCAGAAGCAGGTCCAGTTCCGCATTACCAGCTCTGGGGCCTGGGACCCGACCAATGACTGGTCATATCAAGGCGTGGCCACGCCTGCCGGCGCGACGCCGGTGAAGGTGACCAACATTGTGGTCTTTGATGGGAATACCCAGGTCTGGGGAACGCAGCCGAATGGCGCTGCGCCAACGCCGACGCCCGTACCCACGGCCACGGCGACAGCGGCACCCACTGTCACCCCGACGGCGACTGCGACCAGCACACCGACTCCAACGCCAACGCCGCGACCCACTGTCACACCGACTCCAACGCCCAGCCCGACCCCGAGCCCGACACCCAGTCCCTCGCCGGTGGCGGGTGCTAGCTGTCGGGTGCAGTATGCGATCACGGGCCAGTGGCCGGGGGGCTTTGGAGCAGTGATCACCATCACGAATACGGGGACGACGACGATCAACGGCTGGACGTTGAAGTTTACGTTCGCGAACGGGCAGACGGTGACGCAGGGGTGGAATGGGAGCTTTAGCCAGTCGGGCAGCACGGTGACGGTGACGAACCTGTCCTACAACGGGACGATTCCGCCGGGGACGACGCTGAGCAATGCGCCGGGCTTCAACGGGACATGGACAGGGACGAACACGGCACCGACGAGCTTTACGCTCAACGGCGTGACTTGCAGTACCTCCTGA